The Stappia sp. genome window below encodes:
- a CDS encoding CoA ester lyase, protein MTTAASRPRRSVLYMPGSNARALEKARTLDVDALILDLEDAVAPDAKDVARQQVRDAVAGGGYGHRELVIRINSLATPWGADDLAMAVAAAPDAILVPKVSTPADLERVAHQVNGARAPARVALWAMMETPLAMLNARDIAASAKNPETRLAGFVMGTNDLAKETGARLVPGRAPMRPWLMTCVAAARAHGLAIVDGVFNGLDDADGFEAECREGAEMGMDGKTLIHPKQVAPCNAAFSPSEAEVAWARKIIAEFEKPENAQKGAIQVEGKMVERLHAEMGAKLVAIADAIASR, encoded by the coding sequence ATGACGACCGCCGCAAGCCGCCCCCGCCGCAGCGTGCTCTACATGCCGGGCTCCAATGCCCGGGCCCTGGAGAAGGCCAGGACGCTCGACGTCGACGCCCTGATCCTCGATCTCGAGGACGCGGTCGCCCCCGACGCCAAGGACGTGGCGCGTCAGCAGGTGCGCGACGCGGTCGCCGGCGGCGGCTACGGCCATCGCGAACTTGTGATTCGCATCAACTCGCTCGCCACCCCCTGGGGCGCGGACGATCTCGCCATGGCGGTCGCCGCCGCGCCCGACGCGATCCTCGTGCCGAAGGTCTCGACGCCGGCCGATCTGGAGCGCGTGGCGCATCAGGTAAACGGCGCGCGGGCGCCCGCCCGCGTCGCGCTCTGGGCGATGATGGAAACCCCGCTCGCCATGCTGAACGCGCGCGACATCGCCGCCAGCGCCAAGAATCCGGAGACGCGGCTCGCCGGCTTCGTCATGGGCACCAACGATCTGGCCAAGGAAACCGGCGCCCGTCTGGTCCCGGGTCGCGCCCCGATGCGCCCCTGGCTGATGACCTGCGTCGCCGCCGCCCGCGCTCATGGGCTGGCGATCGTCGACGGCGTGTTCAACGGTCTCGACGACGCCGACGGCTTCGAGGCGGAATGCCGCGAGGGCGCGGAGATGGGCATGGACGGCAAGACGCTGATCCACCCCAAGCAGGTCGCGCCCTGCAACGCCGCCTTCTCGCCGAGCGAGGCCGAGGTCGCCTGGGCGCGCAAGATCATCGCCGAGTTCGAGAAGCCGGAAAACGCCCAGAAGGGCGCGATCCAGGTCGAGGGCAAGATGGTCGAGCGGCTGCATGCGGAGATGGGCGCCAAGCTCGTCGCCATCGCCGATGCCATCGCCAGCCGCTGA
- a CDS encoding DUF1737 domain-containing protein, which produces MKLYRLLTGPDDSAFCHKVTAALNAGWELHGAPTMTFDATRGCVVCGQAVVKEVAGRDYDPSMKLGDQ; this is translated from the coding sequence ATGAAACTCTACCGCTTGCTCACCGGCCCCGACGACAGCGCCTTCTGCCACAAGGTGACGGCGGCACTCAACGCCGGCTGGGAGTTGCACGGCGCACCGACCATGACCTTCGATGCGACGCGCGGGTGCGTCGTCTGCGGGCAGGCGGTGGTGAAGGAGGTCGCGGGGCGCGACTACGATCCGTCGATGAAACTCGGCGACCAGTAA
- a CDS encoding septation protein A, protein MEFEHDPNAPDRKELPPLLKLALELGPLVLFFFANARGEMLVERFPALGAFGGPIFLATGVFMVAITISLGVSYALTRRLPVMPVVSGVVVLVFGALTLWLHDELFIKLKPTIVNTLFGCVLLGGLVFGKSLLGYVFDSVFRLDAEGWRKLTFRWGVFFFFLALLNEVVWRLFSTDFWVSFKVFGVMPITIAFTLAQMPLIQRHSLDQEKWK, encoded by the coding sequence ATGGAATTCGAACACGATCCCAACGCGCCCGACCGCAAGGAGCTGCCGCCGCTTCTGAAGCTTGCGCTCGAACTCGGACCGCTGGTGCTGTTCTTCTTCGCCAATGCGCGCGGCGAAATGCTGGTCGAGCGCTTTCCCGCGCTCGGCGCCTTCGGCGGGCCGATCTTTCTGGCGACCGGCGTCTTCATGGTGGCGATCACGATCTCGCTCGGCGTGTCCTACGCGCTGACGCGCCGGCTGCCGGTGATGCCGGTGGTCTCCGGCGTGGTGGTGCTGGTCTTCGGCGCGCTGACCCTGTGGCTGCACGACGAGTTGTTCATCAAGCTCAAGCCGACCATCGTGAACACGCTGTTCGGCTGCGTGCTGCTCGGCGGGCTGGTCTTCGGAAAATCGCTGCTCGGCTATGTCTTCGACAGCGTCTTCCGCCTCGACGCCGAGGGCTGGCGCAAGCTGACCTTCCGCTGGGGGGTGTTCTTCTTCTTTCTGGCCCTGCTCAACGAGGTGGTCTGGCGGCTCTTCTCGACCGATTTCTGGGTCTCGTTCAAGGTCTTCGGCGTGATGCCGATCACCATCGCCTTCACGCTGGCGCAAATGCCGCTGATCCAGCGCCATTCGCTGGATCAGGAAAAATGGAAGTGA
- the ftsY gene encoding signal recognition particle-docking protein FtsY: MSDSKRGFLGRLFGGRQAERAPEAEADLLKEAEADLLKEAEADLLKEAEPDTAPEAEADLLKEAEPDTLTEAEPDPSPEAAAEAVADAPAAATDAPARPEEVRAVEAAEEIDFAAEADAARGVPLTEPVETESVETGRDETDVDAAPEPAVVPAAPKKSWFARLKDGLSRSSASLTGGITALFTKRKLDAETLEDLEDLLIQADLGVDTAMAIAERIGEGRFDKEIAPDEVRRVLAEEVARVLEPVARPLTLDPARKPHVILVVGVNGTGKTTTIGKLAAKLRAEGKTVMLAAGDTFRAAAVEQLKIWGQRTGSEVIARDTGADAAGLVFDAMDQARAASADVLLIDTAGRLQNRAELMAELEKVVRVIKKHDPDAPHSVLLTLDATTGQNAMSQVEIFGRTAGVTGLVMTKLDGTARGGILVAIAAKHKLPVHFIGVGEGIDDLEAFKAEDFAAAIAGQEG, from the coding sequence ATGAGCGATTCCAAACGCGGCTTCCTCGGACGGCTTTTCGGCGGACGCCAGGCCGAGCGGGCCCCGGAGGCGGAAGCCGACCTTTTGAAGGAGGCGGAAGCCGACCTTTTGAAAGAGGCGGAAGCCGACCTTTTGAAAGAGGCGGAGCCGGACACCGCGCCCGAGGCGGAAGCCGACCTTTTGAAGGAGGCGGAGCCGGACACTCTGACCGAGGCGGAGCCGGACCCCTCACCTGAGGCGGCGGCTGAGGCCGTAGCGGACGCCCCGGCCGCTGCAACGGATGCGCCCGCGCGCCCCGAGGAAGTGCGCGCCGTCGAGGCGGCGGAGGAAATCGATTTCGCGGCCGAAGCGGATGCGGCGCGCGGCGTGCCGCTGACCGAGCCGGTGGAGACCGAATCGGTGGAAACCGGTCGGGACGAGACCGACGTCGATGCGGCGCCCGAGCCGGCCGTGGTCCCTGCGGCACCGAAAAAATCCTGGTTCGCGCGGCTGAAGGACGGGCTGTCGCGCTCGTCCGCCTCGCTCACCGGGGGCATCACGGCGCTTTTCACCAAGCGCAAGCTCGATGCCGAAACGCTGGAGGATCTGGAGGATCTTCTGATCCAGGCCGATCTCGGCGTCGACACCGCCATGGCGATCGCCGAGCGGATCGGCGAGGGCCGGTTCGACAAGGAGATCGCGCCCGACGAGGTGCGCCGGGTGCTCGCCGAGGAAGTCGCAAGGGTGCTGGAGCCGGTGGCGCGGCCGCTGACGCTCGATCCCGCCCGCAAGCCGCATGTGATCCTGGTCGTCGGCGTCAATGGCACCGGCAAGACCACCACCATCGGCAAGCTGGCGGCGAAGCTCAGGGCCGAGGGCAAGACGGTGATGCTGGCCGCCGGCGATACCTTCCGCGCGGCCGCCGTCGAACAGCTCAAGATCTGGGGGCAGCGCACCGGGTCCGAGGTGATCGCCCGCGACACCGGCGCCGATGCGGCCGGCCTCGTTTTCGACGCGATGGACCAGGCGCGCGCGGCCTCGGCCGATGTGCTCTTGATCGACACCGCCGGGCGGCTGCAGAACCGCGCCGAACTGATGGCGGAACTGGAAAAGGTCGTGCGCGTCATCAAGAAGCACGACCCGGACGCGCCGCACAGCGTGCTCCTGACCCTCGACGCGACGACCGGTCAGAACGCCATGAGCCAGGTCGAGATCTTCGGCAGGACCGCCGGGGTGACGGGACTGGTGATGACCAAGCTCGACGGCACGGCGCGCGGCGGCATTCTCGTGGCGATCGCCGCGAAGCACAAGCTGCCGGTGCATTTCATCGGCGTCGGCGAGGGGATCGACGATCTCGAAGCCTTCAAGGCGGAGGATTTCGCCGCCGCCATCGCCGGCCAGGAGGGGTAA
- the mtaB gene encoding tRNA (N(6)-L-threonylcarbamoyladenosine(37)-C(2))-methylthiotransferase MtaB produces MSIDVMTFGCRLNAYESEVMKREAEEAGLDNAILINTCAVTSEAVRQARQSIRKARRDNPGARIIVTGCAAQTEAETFAGMEEVDLVLGNTEKLERASYERVAAFGIDETEKVRVNDIMSVRETAAHLIDGLEGRARAFVQVQNGCDHRCTFCIIPYGRGNSRSVPMGAVVEQIARLVDNGYREIVLTGVDITSYGADLPGTPSLGDLTLKILKHVPALDRLRLSSIDSIEADPALMRAIAEEARLMPHLHLSLQSGDDMILKRMKRRHLRADTIRFCEEVRALRPDVVFGADIIAGFPTETEAMFANSLAIVDECGLTHLHVFPFSPRPGTPAARMPQLDRALVKERAARLRDKGQAALEAHLAGEVGHVRDVLIEREGLGRTAQFTQVEYRPEAFADAGAGDLVAMRIGGHTGRHLMAEPLSQPAARTGGMTA; encoded by the coding sequence GTGAGCATCGACGTGATGACCTTCGGCTGCCGGCTCAACGCCTATGAATCGGAGGTGATGAAGCGCGAGGCCGAGGAGGCGGGGCTCGACAACGCCATCCTCATCAACACCTGCGCAGTCACCTCGGAAGCCGTGCGCCAGGCGCGCCAGTCGATCCGCAAGGCGCGGCGCGACAATCCGGGCGCGCGCATCATCGTCACCGGCTGCGCGGCGCAGACGGAGGCCGAGACCTTCGCCGGCATGGAGGAGGTCGATCTCGTGCTCGGCAACACCGAGAAGCTGGAGCGCGCGTCCTACGAACGGGTCGCGGCCTTCGGCATCGACGAGACGGAGAAGGTGCGCGTCAACGACATCATGAGCGTGCGCGAAACGGCCGCCCATCTGATCGACGGGCTGGAGGGACGCGCGCGCGCCTTCGTGCAGGTCCAGAACGGCTGCGACCATCGCTGCACCTTCTGCATCATTCCCTACGGGCGCGGCAATTCGCGCTCCGTGCCGATGGGCGCGGTGGTGGAACAGATCGCCCGGCTCGTCGACAACGGCTATCGCGAGATCGTGCTGACCGGCGTCGACATCACCAGCTACGGCGCCGATCTTCCGGGCACGCCGTCGCTCGGCGATCTGACGCTGAAGATCCTCAAGCATGTCCCCGCCCTCGACCGGCTGCGGCTGTCGTCCATCGATTCCATCGAGGCGGATCCGGCCCTGATGCGCGCGATCGCGGAGGAGGCGCGGCTGATGCCGCATCTGCATCTGTCGCTGCAATCGGGCGACGACATGATCCTCAAGCGCATGAAGCGCCGGCATCTGCGCGCCGACACGATCCGCTTCTGCGAGGAGGTGCGAGCCCTGCGCCCTGATGTCGTCTTCGGCGCGGATATCATCGCCGGCTTTCCCACGGAGACGGAGGCGATGTTCGCCAATTCGCTCGCCATCGTCGACGAGTGCGGCCTGACGCATCTGCATGTGTTCCCCTTCTCGCCGCGCCCCGGCACGCCGGCGGCGCGCATGCCGCAGCTCGACCGCGCTCTCGTCAAGGAGCGCGCCGCGCGGCTGCGCGACAAGGGACAGGCGGCGCTCGAGGCGCATCTTGCGGGTGAGGTCGGGCACGTGCGCGACGTGCTGATCGAACGCGAGGGGCTGGGCCGCACGGCGCAATTCACCCAGGTGGAATACCGGCCGGAGGCGTTTGCGGACGCCGGCGCCGGCGACCTCGTCGCGATGCGGATCGGCGGGCATACCGGGCGGCATCTGATGGCCGAGCCCCTTTCCCAACCAGCGGCACGAACAGGCGGCATGACGGCATGA
- the dapF gene encoding diaminopimelate epimerase codes for MSARTLPFLKMNGLGNDFVVWDARAQALPLDADAIRRIGDRETGIGFDQMITVEPSPAGADAFMRIHNRDGGEVSACGNATRCVGRLLMEETGRDAVTIETRAGLLIATAGPVPHAVTVDMGQPRFRWDEIPLAEEFHDTRAIELQVGPIDAPLLHTPSVVNVGNPHAVFWVRDPDAYDLERFGPLLENHPMFPERANISLAHVLSDAEIEIRVWERGVGLTQACGTAACAVAVAAARDRRTDRRVTVHLPGGPLVIEWRESDDHILMTGATEIEYEGALDLADLTFRRTGPGDTPILEVVR; via the coding sequence ATGAGCGCGCGTACGCTTCCCTTTCTCAAGATGAACGGGCTCGGCAATGATTTTGTCGTGTGGGACGCGCGCGCGCAGGCGCTGCCGCTCGACGCCGACGCGATCCGCCGCATCGGCGACCGGGAGACCGGCATCGGCTTCGACCAGATGATCACGGTGGAGCCCTCTCCGGCCGGCGCCGACGCCTTCATGCGCATCCACAACCGCGACGGGGGCGAGGTCTCGGCCTGCGGCAACGCCACGCGCTGCGTCGGTCGGCTGCTGATGGAGGAAACGGGCCGCGACGCCGTCACCATCGAGACCCGCGCCGGATTGCTGATCGCCACCGCCGGCCCCGTTCCGCATGCGGTCACGGTCGACATGGGCCAGCCGCGCTTTCGCTGGGACGAGATCCCGCTCGCCGAGGAGTTTCACGACACGCGGGCGATCGAACTGCAGGTCGGGCCGATCGATGCGCCGCTTCTGCACACGCCGAGCGTCGTCAATGTCGGCAATCCGCACGCGGTCTTCTGGGTGCGCGATCCGGACGCCTACGATCTGGAGCGCTTCGGCCCGCTCTTGGAAAACCACCCGATGTTTCCCGAGCGCGCCAACATCTCGCTCGCGCATGTGCTGTCGGACGCGGAGATCGAGATCCGCGTGTGGGAGCGCGGCGTCGGTCTGACGCAGGCCTGCGGCACGGCGGCCTGCGCGGTCGCGGTGGCGGCCGCCCGCGACCGGCGCACGGACCGCCGGGTCACCGTGCATCTGCCGGGCGGGCCGCTCGTGATCGAGTGGCGCGAGAGCGACGACCACATCCTGATGACCGGGGCGACGGAGATCGAATACGAGGGCGCGCTCGACCTTGCGGATCTCACGTTCCGCCGGACCGGTCCGGGCGATACGCCGATCCTGGAGGTGGTGCGGTGA
- a CDS encoding pirin family protein: protein MSVRPVAHTSAARPTLEGAGVKLHRAFGFGDPSAFDPFLMFDDFRNDRPQDYEAGFPWHPHRGIETITYVLSGTVDHGDSLGNRGTLGAGDIQWMTAGSGIMHQEMPKGDAQGRMHGFQLWANLPSSLKMTSPRYQDVPSAEIPEIVDDDGTVVRVICGDFWGKRGPVDGIAADPSYLDISVPAGRTKRFPVDTYRQAFAYIFEGSGNFRDASQPFGVLVEKEVDGQEVHIRDDSGDRTLVRFGTGDEVTVTAGPMGLRFLLVSGAPIREPVAWHGPIVMNTRQELMEAVRDLQNGTFIRESARL from the coding sequence ATGTCCGTGCGTCCCGTCGCTCACACATCCGCCGCCCGCCCGACGCTCGAGGGCGCGGGCGTCAAGCTCCATCGCGCCTTCGGGTTCGGCGATCCGAGCGCCTTCGATCCGTTCCTGATGTTCGACGATTTCCGCAACGACCGGCCGCAGGACTATGAGGCCGGCTTTCCCTGGCACCCGCATCGCGGCATCGAGACGATCACCTATGTGCTGTCCGGCACGGTCGACCACGGCGACAGCCTGGGCAACCGCGGCACGCTGGGCGCCGGCGACATCCAATGGATGACCGCCGGCAGCGGCATCATGCATCAGGAGATGCCCAAGGGCGATGCGCAGGGGCGGATGCACGGCTTCCAGCTCTGGGCCAACCTGCCGTCCTCGCTCAAGATGACCAGCCCGCGCTATCAGGACGTTCCCTCGGCCGAGATCCCGGAGATCGTCGATGACGACGGCACCGTGGTGCGGGTGATCTGCGGCGACTTCTGGGGCAAGCGGGGGCCGGTCGACGGCATCGCCGCCGATCCGAGCTACCTCGACATTTCCGTGCCGGCGGGGCGCACCAAGCGGTTTCCCGTCGACACCTATCGTCAGGCCTTCGCCTATATCTTCGAGGGCTCGGGCAACTTCCGCGACGCCTCGCAGCCATTCGGCGTTCTGGTGGAGAAGGAAGTCGACGGGCAGGAGGTGCACATCCGCGACGACAGCGGGGACCGCACGCTGGTGCGCTTCGGCACGGGCGACGAGGTGACCGTGACGGCCGGACCGATGGGGCTGCGCTTCCTGCTGGTGTCCGGCGCGCCGATCCGCGAGCCGGTCGCCTGGCACGGGCCCATCGTCATGAACACGCGTCAGGAACTGATGGAAGCGGTGCGGGATCTGCAGAACGGAACCTTCATCCGCGAGTCCGCCCGCCTTTAG
- a CDS encoding L,D-transpeptidase family protein, with translation MSIDLKAAHLIRPAQSAPGPDLLVRARSAAATRGRLACGGVDVPLDVPCALGRGGITRFKREGDGATPAGRFALRGVYYRPDRVARPRTGLPVVPLSPEMGWCDAPDHPRYNRLVTRPFDASHEAMWRDDPLYDIVVVLDCNLCPAVPGRGSAIFFHLARPGYTPTQGCVAVALRDMRLLLARCGPGSHMRIV, from the coding sequence GTGTCCATCGATCTCAAGGCAGCGCATCTGATCCGACCTGCGCAATCGGCGCCGGGACCTGATCTTCTCGTGCGGGCCCGCTCGGCCGCCGCGACGCGGGGCCGGCTCGCCTGCGGCGGGGTCGACGTGCCGCTCGACGTGCCCTGCGCGCTGGGGCGCGGCGGGATCACCCGGTTCAAGCGCGAGGGCGACGGCGCGACGCCGGCCGGCCGCTTCGCACTGCGCGGCGTTTACTACAGGCCCGACCGGGTGGCGCGGCCGCGCACGGGCCTGCCCGTCGTCCCGCTGTCGCCGGAGATGGGATGGTGCGACGCGCCGGATCATCCGCGCTACAACCGGCTCGTGACGCGCCCCTTCGACGCCTCGCACGAGGCGATGTGGCGCGACGATCCGCTCTACGACATCGTCGTGGTGCTCGACTGCAATCTCTGTCCGGCCGTGCCGGGACGGGGAAGCGCGATCTTCTTCCATCTGGCGCGGCCCGGTTACACGCCGACACAGGGCTGCGTCGCGGTGGCCCTGCGCGACATGAGGCTGCTGTTGGCGCGCTGCGGACCCGGCAGCCACATGCGGATCGTGTGA
- a CDS encoding response regulator transcription factor — protein MSARKILIVDDDTDLREALVEQLSLYDEFETSEADTAASGIAAAEGGHVDLLLMDVGLPDIDGREAVKLLRKKGFKAPILMLTGHDTDSDTILGLEAGANDYIVKPFKFAVLLARIRAHLRQHEQSEDAVFTIGRFSFRPAQKLMTDEAGGKIRLTEKETSILKFLYRAGEKPVTRDVLLTQVWGYNSGVTTHTLETHIYRLRQKVERDPSNAELLVTEAGGYKLVP, from the coding sequence ATGAGCGCACGCAAGATCCTGATCGTCGACGATGACACCGATCTGCGCGAGGCCCTGGTCGAGCAATTGTCGCTCTACGACGAGTTCGAGACGAGCGAGGCGGACACGGCCGCGTCCGGTATCGCGGCCGCCGAAGGGGGCCATGTCGACCTGCTGCTGATGGATGTCGGCCTGCCCGACATCGACGGCCGCGAGGCGGTGAAGCTTCTGCGCAAGAAGGGCTTCAAGGCGCCGATCCTGATGCTGACCGGTCACGACACGGATTCCGACACGATCCTCGGGCTGGAGGCCGGCGCCAACGACTATATCGTCAAGCCGTTCAAGTTCGCGGTGCTGCTCGCGCGCATCCGCGCCCATCTGCGCCAGCACGAGCAGAGCGAGGACGCGGTCTTCACCATCGGCCGGTTCTCCTTCCGCCCGGCGCAGAAGCTGATGACCGACGAGGCGGGCGGCAAGATCCGGCTGACCGAGAAGGAAACCTCGATCCTCAAGTTCCTGTACCGGGCCGGAGAGAAGCCGGTGACCCGCGACGTGCTGCTGACCCAGGTCTGGGGCTACAATTCCGGCGTGACCACGCACACGCTGGAAACCCACATCTACCGGCTGCGCCAGAAGGTCGAGCGCGACCCCTCCAACGCCGAGCTTCTCGTGACCGAAGCCGGCGGCTACAAGCTGGTGCCCTGA
- a CDS encoding cyclic nucleotide-binding domain-containing protein — translation MSLARDMDLLRQVPLLAEFPDEQLRLLAFSAENVSYRDGEVLFSEGERADGGLVVATGKVAMEGADDAVLDTFGPGSLLGETALLVETRRPARAVAQGPTEVIRIRRALFKRMLQEFPDIAERLFEARAAAFRQTAGALARVGTVLERIERDDQALRAERRRADREPDAD, via the coding sequence ATGAGTCTCGCCCGGGATATGGATCTCCTGCGTCAGGTACCTCTGCTCGCCGAATTCCCGGACGAGCAGTTGCGCCTGCTCGCCTTTTCGGCCGAGAACGTCAGCTACCGCGACGGCGAGGTGCTGTTCTCCGAGGGCGAGCGCGCCGACGGCGGCCTGGTTGTGGCGACCGGCAAGGTGGCGATGGAGGGCGCGGACGATGCCGTGCTCGACACCTTCGGCCCCGGCAGCCTGCTCGGCGAAACCGCCCTTCTGGTGGAGACGCGGCGCCCGGCCCGCGCAGTGGCGCAGGGCCCGACGGAGGTGATCCGCATCCGCCGGGCGCTGTTCAAGCGCATGCTGCAGGAATTCCCCGACATCGCCGAACGTCTGTTCGAGGCGCGCGCCGCCGCCTTTCGCCAGACCGCGGGCGCGCTTGCGCGCGTCGGCACCGTTCTGGAGCGGATCGAGCGCGACGACCAGGCGCTGCGCGCCGAGCGACGCCGGGCGGACCGCGAGCCAGACGCGGACTGA